The nucleotide window GTCGattcctccctcctcgagaTCAAATTCTCCGACAAAGTCAAGCAAGACGAGGCCAAACGCGCAGCTGCCCAGATCCCTCAAAGGGGCGGCATCTTTGGGCCCCGGAACCTACCCGTATATGTTCCCCCACGAATGCAAGCAATTGCCGTCCCGCCGAACCAGCCCAATGCACCAGTTCCTGCCGCACCAATGGCTCTCCGCCCCGACCAGGGGAACGAGTTGCAAAGACGGATGCAGGGACTGATTGGGTTGGACCTGGAGATTGGGATAGAGCCTCTGCCTGTTGAGGCTCATCGAAATGTGCAGATGGCAGTAATACTCCCGCCGGATCCCAACCGGGAAGCCCGGatgcagcaacagcaggcgCTGCTGCGCGCACAAATTCAAGCGCAGCAAATACAGATGGAGCAGGCCCGGAACAACTTCCGGATACAGCGCGAGCAGGCGGCTGCCCAGCTCAACCATGCACGCAACGTCCAGCAAGAAGCGATGCAAAATATGCAACGGCAAGAACTCCAACTACAACAGCATATAGCGGATCACATGCACCGTTTTCCACAAGGGGTTGCTTTTCCTGCCGTTCCGAGACCTGCTCCCGGGCCTGTCCTGATGAACCCCGGGCATTTATTTGCGCCGGCTGGAGCGGCTGGACGGCTGTTCAATATTGGGAATCATGCATATCATGAACCAAACGCCCATCACCCAGCTGCCGCAGTTGACAACCCTCAACAGGCTGTTGCGGTTCCAAATCGACCCCAGGCTGTTGCAGCTCCAAACCTGCCCCCGCACAGAGTCGCCAACCCGGCGAACAACAATAATGTTAATGATGGTGGACCAGCTCAGCAGCATGGTGATGGGCCAAGACCTCTGGCGAACGACGTAATCAACCTGACCGCGGCCCCACCAGCCCCGCGGGTGAATGGGAATGGTTACCGAGCAGAATTGTACAGTCCTCGATGGGGTCATGGGCCTCCACCTGTCCGCTGAAGACCAGGGACAGTCGTGTTTTTGAGACGGTACCACGACGCCTCCTTGGGGCTATTTGGAGCCTgagccttctttttcttttgtcaggCTACGGATCAACTTCTTCGCCTCGCCTTCCCTTCGGATTCACCTCTCAGTGGCGTTTTGCACCTGGCTTGGCTCATCCACCATTTCTGTTTATCAGTCGACAGCCTTGGTCATCCATTTGGCGCGTGTTTGGGCTGGGTTTTGTCGGATTTGGGGAGtcttgggggtttgggacgGGTTCAGCGctgtgttttttttatttttcttgaTCGTTGCATATTTTTTGCTGGTTAGTCGATATGGGGATTTTCTttcgaggaagagaagaagtaCCTACACGAGGAAGGGAGAGAGCATTGCATGGATATTGTGGTTATGCtaaggaaaagggggtattTAATGCGTTGGAAtttattgtttttttattcCAAGTCCTTTGCTCGACAAGTAAGAGAAGCGGAGGGGTGGGGGCGTGGCTATCTTGATTCGAGTATGATATGGGCAACAGGACTCTAtttgggtgggttggggatttggggatcggttgggctggttggtTCTTTGTAtttattttgtttttcttcCAGCGGTTGGCTTCTTTAGGGAGGTAATCTAGCCTGGGAGTTTTCGTCGGATTTGGGATTTGGCTTGGGGGTTGCTTtttgtgtgtgggtggggtggtggtatcggcggatggggagagcAGGGAGGACCGAGTTATATTGCTTCTCTGTCATGTCTGGTTTGCCCAACAACAGACAGCACCTTGTCTTGGGCTTTCCTACTGCTAGACacctcacaaccctcacAGCAAATAGCTACATGAGATAACATAGCATAAGACTCTCCACAGAACAACAAATCATtgattttattttttaaatgctttttttttctttgttgcGACATGTGACACCCATCTATCTATCTATTTCCTCCCACTCGCAAACTTTTCGTGCCACTTTCCCCTCTTTTTGACCTCGggggcggcagcggtggtgggtACGGGGACGAGCTCGACGGTTTCGTGGAGCGTGGCTATGGCTTTTAGACCGCTGGTGTCTGTTGgttcgaggatgatgagggcgtTGGAGGTGTTTTTTTGGCGGAGGGAGTAGGAttttgaggtggaggggacggagaggagggccgaggttggggagggagagattGTTAGTCTGGacagagaggggggaggttagCATAGGGGAAtgaggcgggggaggagagggggagggaggcttACACAGGTGGGTTCTCCCCCTCTAGTAGCGCTACGAGGTCGGGTGGGAGTTCGATGAGTTTGTACCCTGCTACCGAGTCTGGGTcagggagggagaagggcgagggcgCTGGTGGGTGGTAGAGGGGGACTGTGGGGTGGGTTTGTTGGGTTGACATTGCTGTGATCTGTGGTTTCTCGGGTCTGAAGGTGTGGCGTTTTGTTTGTAGGGATGACGCGGAAACAAAACGGAAAAACAATATGAATAGATGGGTTACTGGCGGCCTgtggaaaggaaaagggatGATGTCACGGTGGATAGGAGAATTAATCAAGGTTATCTTTGACAGACGCGTTTGATGGGTGGGAAGACGCGTTTGGCAGGTTGGGTGTTTaattggttttggtggggtggagTGGGGGCCCAAGACGAGTgacaaccctaaccctgatcGCCGTCAATAGGTTGTGTAAGTGGACTTCCTTTCCTGGATGAAAACGACAGAAGCAGAATGCTGTGAAGAAGGAACAGATCGAGTCCACCATATCCTTGCTTATTCATCTTCGTAAAACGGCACAGCGTGCTTCTTGTTCGCTTCATTGTGTCGACGTTTGCTGACATCTTTGCACCACACCAAGGTTGAGCAAACAGCTACCGCTTTGCTTCGAACCAGCGTTGACTTGACCGTATTTGATTAGAGGAGGATCAAGCTATTCTCTAAGTGGTCAATATCTCGGTCACTAAGGACAAGACAAAGTAGTTATACGCGAGTTTAGGTCCTTGGTCTTTGGTTCAGAGCTTCGTTTTGCTTGCAGATGATCAGGCTGCAGGTACAATGGAAAATAACATAGGAAAAGTCGGTCAGCCGGAAATTATAACGCATGCCTGAAACCATTGAACTGCAGGTGTTCCTTAAAGTTCGCAGTACGTGCGACCCTTCTCCTGTCTGAGTCTCCAGTGTGTGTCCCCTCCCGCGACGAGGAGTATGAGGTTTATACCACCAATGCCAGGCCTGTTCGAAACAATCACCATGGCGGACACGTAGGTTGTCCTTCATTTTGTTCAAACATCCATCCTTCACACCAGCCCTTCCATGAAGGACGCACAATTTTCTGGCGCTAATTGTTATCTTGTTTTCATAGCGCCGATGTAGGATTAACCACGCTTATGTCTGTTGCTGCTCCTTCGGAAACCCCTGCTATACTCATAGATGCGAGCGACAGATTCAAGTGGCCTATAACTGACGACTTCTGGCATGAGATACcatgaaggagggggtttgttcgGAGGGGAAATATTGAGGCGTTAGCTGAGACCCAGATGGAGCACAGTTGTGGAATCGACATTGTTGGCACCGGATGATACCATGGCAATTATAAATGGTGCTCCATTCATGATACTTTCAGTCTCCACTCTGTGCACCCACATTACCGGCCCTTATACCGACCTGTGCTTCCGGGTCCTGAGGCATGAAAGTAACCACCAACCATTCGCTCCGGTAGATGGCTTTCGTCGTAGACACCTCTCTAAAATCATTGAAACTGTTCACTGGTAAGCTGGCTTCCGGCGTGGCTTTCAGTCGTCTTACCCCATTCCAatctctcatcatccagaCAGCCTGTTGCTTGGTTTGCATCCCCAGCATCATATATGTAGATATCCGCTTTGCATATCAATGCCTGGGCCTCCGGAAACGTGTTACCCTGCcttgcctcctccccagcacaTCTTGTAAGCTCTGCTAACATCTCGTCGTATCCCTTTAATGCACCTTCCCCGTTCATTTGGTGACTGAGTATGTCAGCGCGAGTTTTGAGAGCATTGAGGTAGTCAGGATAATCCAAGGGTTTAATAACACTATCGTTTTGAATCATCGACTGTAAGTGCTCACAACGGTCCCTCCAAAGCCCCAGCACCTTATCAATCAGCATCAAAATCTCATTGGGCCTCGTCATGGCGCCATCAGGCCTCGTTGTAGCCGTAGTTTGACTCGCTTGATGCCCTATCATGTTTGTTGCTCCCGGCCAGGTTATGGTCCGTGGCAATCACATTGGCATGTGTTTCCGGAAGATGCAACACGTTGACTTGCTTGTCAAGGATCTCGCGGAGCTCGTCCACTGCGCGCCTCGGATTCGTCAACCCGCCCTCATCGCTGAGCGCCGCTGCACGGCCCAACCTCATGGCGAGGGTTTTGCGATGTTCTTTGGTCAGCCTCTCCGCCGTTCTTTCAATCACGCTGTCAAACAATGACAGAGCTTCGTCAAACCTGCCCGGCATCCGGGACAGTATGGAGGCCTTGCCATGCTTTAGATTCAACACCCGTTGGTCATCCCCCGCGCCTCTGTTGAACTGACCCCACTCCAAAGATGATCTTGTCGATCATCTTGAAGGCCTCAGGGAGTCTTTCTGCTTGGGTGCCGAGCACATTAGCGTGGCAGCTGGATATGTGTAGCTTGGTCTGCCTCTTTTACTGCTGCTTTATAGCAGTCATTGAACCGTCCGATAAGCTTGTGAACCTCTGGATTCGCTTAGATTCTTTGAAGCAGTTTAAAGAACAGTCCATGTAATTGCTGAGTTTTGGTTATTTCAACGTCCCTTGCCACAATCGGATCGGTgctcccccaaaaaagcaGGTAATCGTGCATTGCAGCGTTGTTACGCGAGAATGGAATGATGTCGCAGCTGGTTCCATGAAGATTCTTCCGGATATCCAAGAAGGCCAATTCAGTCAAGACATGATGACATTCAGGGTTCCCGTATTGCTCTTCTACACAATTTCTGATTCGGCCATGTAGAGCCTTTGTGGTCACATTTGTTTCAGTTCTCCATTGGTTGAATATTTCGTTGATTGTTACAGCATAGGGTGCTGTGAACGGGTCTTCGTAGTATGCTTTGAGAAGTTGGGAACCAAATACCACCACTGCGTCGACGCTGGAGATCACCACGGTGCTATGGCAATCTAAAGATGGTAATAGGCAATACTGGTTCGAGGGAATGTTATGAACGGCAGCATCATCCCCTTCCCGGGTTTCTTGAACCAAGAGAGGAGCCTTGTCCGAGATTGTACGGGAGCGTATAACTTTGAGCCAATTGATAATGCTTCTCAGGTAGTGTGAGTTTGCCGGCACGCCGTTCTTGTGATCATGAGCATAAACAATAAAAATGCTCGTCGTTTCACGTTGAAACACGTCGATATCGGCAAGGGCGGCTAGAATTTCGTCAAAGGCATCATCCAGATCTAAGACAACGTCAATCAGTCACATCGACTAAGTATTTGCATGGCTATATATCACGTCTGCTTACATTAAACACCTCTATATAAGCGCAGCTCGTTGTTTGCTGACATTTGAATGGGTTGAGATTGCAACCATGAAGAATCAGGGGCTGACTTGAGCGAATATTTTGAGTTGTCTGGGCGAGCTCGGAAGACGGACCCATTGCTCGAAAACACGCATGACAACTCACCACAGCCAGTTTGTGGTCAAGGTGCAGGGTAGATGTCTTTAAATGGGATGCGCGCTTGCCTAATGTAGGTAGACCCCAGTAGTAATGGAGGCTGAGAAAGTGCTGGCTGCTCAGGCATGATTTTTACATTAAGACGTTTCTTAACGATCACTGAACGTATTACGCACGACCCCTCAGTTTAAACTCCAATTCCAATGCCCCCGGCGAAGCAGTGAATTGATCCCTCAACTCACCAACCAGCCTCTctcccctttctttcccccaGTACCCAACATCAAACCTCGTCACCAGCAATGCAATGACAAACCTCATTTCTGCCATTGCGAGTGCTTTCCCAACGCAATTGAACCTCCCCTGACTGAAAGGCTGGAACCCCCTACcatccctcaccatctcAGGCCTTGTGGTCCACCTCTCTGGAACCCACTCGAGAGCTCTTTCATAAGCCTCCTCCGACCTTCCCATTGACCACCTCGGTGACACAATAGTGACCCCACCTGGCACCCAGCTTCCCGCAATctccaaccctccctctGGAGTCTGCCGATAACCCCCAGTCGGCACCGCCGGCCAAAGCCTCATAGTCTCCTTGATAACCCCcgtcaacaacccaaccttTGCCAGCTCCCCCTTGTCATAAATATCCACCCCGTCCAACtttcccctcaacctctcctgcAGCTCCCTATTCCTAACCAACTCATAAAAAGCAAACACCAACGTCGGAGCAATAGTATCACTCCCTGCAATAACAACCGTAACCGCATCCCCATTCAACCACTCCCTATCCTTTTTCAACGTCCCCCTGCTCAAACTCTCCTCAATCAACCAATGACTCacatccctcctcgcccccacCTTTCCATGCCTTGCGATTCTCTCCCCCATCCGCTCCTTACACcactccatcatccccaaccaATCCCTCACAATCCACATCCAAGGCGTGACATAAAACGCTACCTGCGCAAGCCAAGGAACAGCACTAAACGgtcccaacaaccccatcgcccgtctcaacaacctcaccgcccAATGCCATTTCTGCGATTGCAACATTTCAAACCCCTGACCAAAGGCAAACTCGCCCATTACATCAAACGTGAAGAAATAGAACCAGTCAGAGGCATTGATCGGCTTTCCCTGTCTGGATAGACCCTCTATCCTCTCCGCCAGGACTTCAGCATGGTGATGCACTCGGGTCTCATAATCCCTCATAGCAGCAGAAGTAAAACCCTTGTCCCACACCTTTCTCCTCTGGTCATGCTCATGGACATCCCGTGTGGTGTTGAGTGCTATTTCAGGCAGCAAAAAGTCATACCACACTGCCTTGGTGCACGTACTCTTTGGGCCGTCGATAGTGTTTGGGACAGAGGGGTCAATGATGGTTAGCTCTTCCGGGCCGGTGCGGATCACGCTGCCGTATTGGACCCGGAGGCCTTCAATGACGAGATGGTTTTTCCCGTAGCGGCACTGCCAGACGTGCCAGAATTTTGTGATGGCCGCGAGTTTGGGACCGGGGAAGGagcggaggcggtggaagTACAGCCGGTAGATGGAGATGCTGCTGAAAAG belongs to Podospora bellae-mahoneyi strain CBS 112042 chromosome 6, whole genome shotgun sequence and includes:
- a CDS encoding hypothetical protein (EggNog:ENOG503NWCS; COG:Q) — encoded protein: MGLLLELPSAVLYPAAALLGVTSHLALFIRGEWHMQAPTLFWLYSSLTIFIYLISFYNDQPNPFQATFLLTTSYNLGLFSSISIYRLYFHRLRSFPGPKLAAITKFWHVWQCRYGKNHLVIEGLRVQYGSVIRTGPEELTIIDPSVPNTIDGPKSTCTKAVWYDFLLPEIALNTTRDVHEHDQRRKVWDKGFTSAAMRDYETRVHHHAEVLAERIEGLSRQGKPINASDWFYFFTFDVMGEFAFGQGFEMLQSQKWHWAVRLLRRAMGLLGPFSAVPWLAQVAFYVTPWMWIVRDWLGMMEWCKERMGERIARHGKVGARRDVSHWLIEESLSRGTLKKDREWLNGDAVTVVIAGSDTIAPTLVFAFYELVRNRELQERLRGKLDGVDIYDKGELAKVGLLTGVIKETMRLWPAVPTGGYRQTPEGGLEIAGSWVPGGVTIVSPRWSMGRSEEAYERALEWVPERWTTRPEMVRDGRGFQPFSQGRFNCVGKALAMAEMRFVIALLVTRFDVGYWGKERGERLVGELRDQFTASPGALELEFKLRGRA
- a CDS encoding hypothetical protein (EggNog:ENOG503P8BC; COG:S), with protein sequence MSTQQTHPTVPLYHPPAPSPFSLPDPDSVAGYKLIELPPDLVALLEGENPPVLTISPSPTSALLSVPSTSKSYSLRQKNTSNALIILEPTDTSGLKAIATLHETVELVPVPTTAAAPEVKKRGKWHEKFASGRK